One Phaeobacter sp. G2 genomic window carries:
- a CDS encoding sugar ABC transporter substrate-binding protein: MKFWSLAGLGMASALLCATTTGAVAQDDAAKKLFLGVGNTSSEYWQQMIWGATTMMESVDGTVEIISNDFDPQKSMQNMSALVAAGCEGCMFTWFPDSPSITKVLVNRVEQAGGVITTLWNRPEELHPWDTAPDTWIANISFDGVFAGHENGKALCAALGGTGEIVVLRGTPDNAPAKQRNMGLDKALEECPGMTILDEQVADWQQSKAQDVMRTWLVKYGDRIKGVYGANDAMALGAVAALREVGLNGKVPVSGTDGSSDVVKLIQTGEMLSTVAGLSEYQGAVAAAMLYAVRVGDLSPEDMAEAQRDFFIEQVLVTKENADAFLETVKDPADYSYEKIKADFWAKSAGQIPPGVN; encoded by the coding sequence ATGAAATTTTGGTCTCTTGCCGGTCTTGGTATGGCCTCGGCGTTGCTGTGTGCGACGACCACCGGGGCGGTCGCCCAAGACGACGCTGCGAAAAAACTGTTTCTGGGCGTGGGGAACACCAGCTCGGAATATTGGCAGCAGATGATCTGGGGCGCCACGACGATGATGGAATCGGTCGATGGCACCGTTGAAATCATCAGCAACGATTTCGACCCGCAGAAATCCATGCAGAACATGAGCGCCCTGGTCGCCGCCGGCTGCGAAGGCTGCATGTTCACCTGGTTCCCGGATTCGCCCTCGATCACAAAGGTTCTGGTTAACCGGGTTGAACAGGCGGGCGGCGTGATCACCACGCTGTGGAACCGTCCCGAAGAACTGCACCCCTGGGATACCGCGCCGGACACATGGATCGCCAACATCTCTTTTGACGGTGTGTTCGCGGGCCATGAAAACGGCAAAGCCCTGTGTGCCGCCTTGGGCGGGACGGGTGAAATCGTGGTGCTGCGCGGCACGCCCGACAACGCGCCCGCAAAACAGCGGAACATGGGTCTGGACAAAGCCCTGGAAGAATGTCCCGGCATGACCATTCTGGACGAACAGGTCGCGGACTGGCAGCAGTCGAAGGCGCAGGATGTCATGCGCACCTGGCTGGTCAAATACGGTGATCGGATCAAGGGCGTCTATGGCGCAAACGATGCCATGGCCCTGGGCGCTGTCGCTGCCCTGCGCGAAGTTGGCCTGAATGGCAAAGTGCCGGTATCGGGCACTGACGGATCCAGCGACGTGGTCAAACTGATCCAGACGGGTGAAATGCTGTCCACCGTGGCGGGCTTGTCCGAATACCAGGGCGCCGTGGCTGCCGCGATGCTGTATGCGGTCCGCGTTGGCGATCTGAGCCCCGAAGATATGGCCGAAGCACAGCGGGATTTCTTTATCGAGCAGGTCCTGGTGACCAAGGAAAACGCAGACGCATTCCTGGAAACGGTAAAAGACCCGGCTGACTATTCCTATGAAAAGATCAAGGCGGATTTTTGGGCCAAGTCTGCCGGCCAAATTCCTCCTGGTGTGAACTGA
- a CDS encoding ABC transporter permease — protein sequence MQDGFKTSGARDLELSSRKGGELPSGPKADWWKQASNILQKHGPLVALVGLCILFSLAAPNFASLGNFVAVLEAAAVPAIVAIGLTFVLMQASIDLSVEGVSSLGNIIVSIMVANTVTGTDIGLWALPLVIATGAAIGLLNGVISIYARMPSLIVTLGSWLIALGLASLLFPNRQPQILDTRITSLAIDKHFGVSSLVYLAVAIALLAILVEKNTVFGRMSRAIGENEPVLRMSGIRVNRYKMAAFTVAGACFAIAGLFIAARIGVGNPRSGIGLLFPSIAACVVGGTLLSGGHGGIRQSMIGVLILVTLRNGLIQIGVDPLLQSAVEGAVIITAVAASTWHLRSKIRIIK from the coding sequence ATGCAGGACGGATTCAAAACGTCCGGCGCTCGCGATCTAGAGCTCTCCTCCCGCAAGGGGGGAGAGTTGCCTTCCGGCCCCAAGGCCGATTGGTGGAAGCAAGCGTCGAACATCCTTCAGAAACACGGGCCTCTGGTGGCCTTGGTTGGGCTTTGTATACTGTTTTCGCTCGCGGCGCCGAACTTTGCCAGCTTGGGCAATTTCGTGGCCGTACTGGAAGCAGCCGCCGTACCGGCGATTGTCGCCATTGGCCTGACCTTTGTCTTAATGCAGGCGTCGATTGACCTGTCGGTCGAGGGTGTGTCCTCTTTGGGCAATATCATCGTGTCGATCATGGTTGCCAATACGGTGACGGGCACGGATATCGGCCTGTGGGCACTGCCGCTGGTCATCGCCACCGGCGCGGCCATCGGCCTGCTGAACGGGGTTATTTCGATCTACGCCCGGATGCCGTCGCTGATCGTGACGCTGGGGTCCTGGCTGATCGCCTTGGGGCTGGCATCGCTATTGTTTCCAAACAGGCAGCCGCAGATTCTGGATACGCGGATCACTTCTTTGGCGATCGACAAACATTTCGGGGTCAGCAGCTTGGTCTATCTGGCCGTAGCGATCGCCCTTCTGGCCATACTGGTCGAGAAAAATACGGTCTTTGGCAGGATGAGCCGCGCCATCGGCGAAAACGAACCCGTTCTCCGGATGTCGGGTATCCGGGTGAACCGCTATAAGATGGCGGCCTTTACCGTGGCGGGCGCCTGTTTCGCTATTGCGGGCCTGTTTATCGCCGCGCGGATCGGTGTCGGTAATCCCCGGTCGGGGATCGGCCTGCTGTTTCCCAGCATCGCGGCCTGCGTTGTCGGCGGCACCCTTCTTTCGGGGGGGCATGGCGGTATCCGTCAGTCGATGATCGGGGTTCTGATCCTCGTGACACTGCGCAATGGCCTTATTCAGATCGGCGTCGACCCCCTGCTTCAAAGTGCAGTGGAGGGGGCTGTCATCATCACCGCGGTTGCCGCATCCACCTGGCATCTGCGAAGCAAGATCAGGATCATCAAATGA